A window of Kribbella sp. NBC_00382 genomic DNA:
CGATCTCACCGAACTCCGAGAGCAGCTGCACGACCGGACGAGCATGATGGTCGGCCACTCAGGCGTCGGCAAGTCGACGCTGGTCAACGCGTTGGTGCCCGGTACGAACCGCGCGATCGGCGTCGTGAACGACAACACCGGTCGCGGCCGGCACACGTCGACCAGCGCGTTGCTGCTCCGGCTGCCCGAGGGCGGGTGGATCGTGGATACCCCGGGGATCCGGTCGTTCGGGCTGGCGCATGTGCAGCCGGATCAGCTGATCAACGCGTTCCCCGACCTGGCCGAGGAGACGCACGACTGCCCCCGCGGTTGCACGCACTCCGAGACCGAGCCGAACTGCGCCCTCGACGAAGCAGTCACCGCCGGCCGGGTCGACGCGGAACGAGTCGCCTCCTTCCGCCGCCTCCTCGCCAGCCGCGAAGGCCGCGACTTGGAGACGACTTAGCCCGTACTCCGAACAGCCGCGCGCCGGTGTACCGGCGTACGGGCTACTTCGGCGGGAGCTGCCCGTCCCAGACTGCCTTGGCGCCTGCGTCGCCGGTGCGGATCGTCTGGATGATCACGATCACGCCGATCACCACGATCGCCGCGCTCGTGACCAGCTCCAGCGGGCGGCTCTTGGTTGCCTTGGCACCCTTTCCGCTGGCGAGCGCGGACGGCCCGCTGAGCAGCAGGAAGGCAGCCACCGCGACCAGCGCGAAGATCAGTACGCACCAGAACAGCAGGTTGCCCCGCTCACGGTGGACCTTGACCAGCGGCTCGAGTTGCGGGATCGCGGCAACGAACGCCTCGCCGCTCTTCTTCGCCACGAACGCGCAGACGAGCGCCCCGACCCCGAGCACCAGGGTCGGCCAGCGGAGCAGCCAGCGCCACTTCG
This region includes:
- a CDS encoding DUF2231 domain-containing protein; amino-acid sequence: MFERFGDLPLHVLVIHLTVLVLPVAAITAIVYALVPKWRWLLRWPTLVLGVGALVCAFVAKKSGEAFVAAIPQLEPLVKVHRERGNLLFWCVLIFALVAVAAFLLLSGPSALASGKGAKATKSRPLELVTSAAIVVIGVIVIIQTIRTGDAGAKAVWDGQLPPK